The Ananas comosus cultivar F153 unplaced genomic scaffold, ASM154086v1, whole genome shotgun sequence genome includes a region encoding these proteins:
- the LOC109705190 gene encoding uncharacterized protein LOC109705190: protein MSPRRYMRRSVPAPSSEVSEQAGPPMAPEPAGPSEVQELRAQVTALTSQVERLQELLERQVAAAAATAVEGRGPPVPSARAPNAAEGVGIAAAPAAAHSPPASAPPAASGSAIPDVAAEEMERERSLTALIRLKKFNPPIFEGEKVEPLMVESWIDSMETLFEDLYTSEKDKGKKRPGGSSRGQSSSKKPPKHPRRQFESQGAVRCVICGGEHRAGNCEHRAGRCFRCGQAGHMSRQCPEGSPPVPSIASAPVPPRQFGGVTPTAVSAGPARAPRQLEATRSALSGRVFAAQVEEPAEFEAHDVMAGMICLRHIHILLHDIELGVACI from the exons agacgctacATGCGCAGATCTGTTCCGGCACCGTCTTCGGAGGTGTCAGAGCAGGCTGGACCTCCGATGGCGCCAGAGCCTGCTGGGCCTAGCGAGGTGCAGGAGTTACGAGCGCAAGTTACCGCGCTAACCAGTCAggtcgagcggctccaggaacTTTTGGAGCGGCAGGTGGCGGCAGCAGCCGCGACAGCAGTTGAAGGCCGTGGTCCGCCCGTGCCCTCGGCTCGCGCGCCTaatgcggctgagggtgtggGCATTGCGGCAGCCCCGGCGGCGGCGCATTCCCCGCCAGCAAGTGCTCCTCCGGcagcttcgggttcggcgaTACCCGATGTGGCGGCCGAGGAGATGGAGCGAGAGCGCTCGTTGACGGCTCTTATCAGactcaagaagttcaacccaccaaTTTTTGAAGGGGAGAAAGTGGAGCCGTTgatggtggagtcatggattgactcaATGGAGACACTTTTTGAGGATCTCTATACCTCCGAGAaagacaag GGGAAGAAACGACCTGGCGGTAGCTCGAGGGGACAGTCtagttccaagaagcccccgaagcatccgaggagaCAGTTCGAGAGCCAGGGAGCTGTGCGatgtgtgatctgtggtgggGAGCATCGCGCAGGAAATTGTGAGCATCGGGCGGGGCGATGTTTCAGGTGTGGTCAGGCGGGGCATATGAGCCGTCAGTGTCCAGAGGGATCGCCGCCTGTCCCGTCTATTGCATCCGCCCCAGTGCCCCCGAGGCAGTTTGGTGGAGTTACGCCTACTGCCGTATCTGCGGGACCTGCGAGGGCGCCGCGTCAGCTCGAGGCGACCCGGTCGGCTCTGAGTGgccgggtgttcgccgctcaagTCGAGGAGCCTGCCGAGTTTGAGGCACAcgacgtcatggcaggtatgatttGTTTGAGGCATATACATATACTCCTGCATGACATTGAGTTAGGCGttgcatgcatttag